Proteins found in one Erythrobacter sp. KY5 genomic segment:
- the astD gene encoding succinylglutamate-semialdehyde dehydrogenase, protein MTSYSPSTGETVWRGPVGEVNTIVSRARKAWPAWAAQALSHRVEVARRFANEVRTDADKLAELIARETGKPLWEARTEVDAVVAKVDISVQAYAERTGKKKRDSALLGTAALRHKPHGVMAVLGPYNFPAHLPNGHMVPALIAGNTVVFKPSEKAPAVGMALLECWSRSGIPDGVVQGLIGGPEQGKALVSHPGIDGVLFTGSAQAGIAINRKLAANPGKIVALEMGGNNPLVVIDTPKISDACALIIQSAFTSAGQRCTAARRLIVKSSMYEPLMAELLPMAKRLIVGDPFDDPQPFMGPVIDNATADGLSDSFVALLTSGGKALLHMRRPNPDRPFLTPGIIDTTEMEDRPDIELFGPLLQVIRVPDLDAAIAEANNTRFGLSASLIGGSPEDYGRFWANTRAGIINWNRPTNGASSSAPFGGIGLSGNHRPAAYYAADYCAYPVASNEMEQPRANIEIGIGE, encoded by the coding sequence CTGACATCTTATTCCCCTTCGACGGGCGAGACCGTGTGGCGCGGGCCAGTGGGCGAGGTGAACACAATCGTAAGCCGCGCCCGCAAGGCATGGCCCGCATGGGCGGCGCAGGCGTTGAGCCACCGGGTCGAGGTCGCCCGTCGTTTTGCCAATGAAGTGCGAACAGACGCGGACAAGCTGGCAGAGCTGATCGCCCGCGAAACGGGCAAACCCCTTTGGGAAGCACGCACGGAAGTCGATGCGGTCGTCGCCAAGGTCGACATCTCGGTTCAGGCCTATGCAGAGCGGACCGGAAAGAAAAAACGCGACAGCGCTCTGCTCGGGACAGCAGCGCTGCGGCACAAGCCGCACGGCGTCATGGCCGTGCTAGGGCCGTACAACTTCCCGGCTCACCTCCCTAACGGGCACATGGTACCGGCGCTGATCGCCGGGAACACAGTGGTCTTCAAACCCTCTGAAAAGGCACCCGCTGTCGGGATGGCATTGCTTGAATGCTGGAGCCGTTCGGGAATACCCGATGGCGTGGTTCAAGGACTGATCGGTGGTCCGGAACAGGGCAAGGCGCTTGTCTCGCATCCAGGAATTGATGGCGTTCTGTTCACGGGGAGCGCGCAGGCCGGCATCGCCATCAACCGCAAGCTCGCCGCGAACCCGGGCAAGATCGTCGCCCTCGAAATGGGCGGCAACAATCCGCTTGTAGTGATTGATACGCCGAAGATTTCGGATGCCTGCGCTCTCATCATCCAGAGCGCATTTACCTCGGCAGGCCAGCGCTGCACCGCGGCACGGCGGCTCATCGTCAAGTCCTCGATGTACGAACCGCTGATGGCTGAATTGCTGCCAATGGCCAAACGTCTGATCGTCGGAGATCCGTTCGATGACCCGCAGCCTTTCATGGGGCCGGTGATCGACAACGCCACAGCCGACGGCCTGAGCGATTCATTTGTCGCGCTGCTTACCTCTGGCGGAAAAGCGCTGCTGCACATGCGCAGGCCCAATCCCGATCGGCCATTCCTGACGCCCGGCATCATCGATACCACGGAGATGGAGGATCGTCCGGACATCGAACTGTTCGGCCCGCTTCTGCAAGTGATCCGCGTCCCTGACCTCGATGCAGCCATTGCCGAAGCGAACAACACCCGTTTTGGCCTGTCGGCTTCGCTGATCGGAGGATCGCCTGAAGATTACGGACGGTTCTGGGCGAATACGCGCGCCGGGATCATCAACTGGAACCGCCCTACAAACGGCGCGTCTTCTTCGGCCCCGTTTGGCGGGATTGGCCTGTCGGGCAATCATCGTCCCGCCGCCTATTACGCCGCAGATTACTGCGCTTACCCGGTCGCGAGCAATGAGATGGAGCAACCGCGCGCCAACATCGAGATCGGGATCGGCGAATAG